CGCGGGTGCGCCGGTGTCGATCGAGACGATCCTGGTGCCCGATCCCGGTCCCGGTGAAGCACTGGTCGACGTGCAGGCGTGCGGCGTGTGCCACACCGACCTCCACTACCGGGAGGGCGGCATCAACGACGACTTCCCGTTCCTGCTCGGCCACGAGGCCGCCGGTGTCGTCGCCGCCGTGGGCGACGACGTGACCGACGTGGCGCCCGGCGACTTCGTCGTCCTCAACTGGCGCGCCGTGTGCGGCGAGTGCCGCGCTTGCAAGAAGGGCAAGCCGCACCTGTGCTTCGCCACCCACAACGCCACGCAGAAGATGTCGCTGCGCGACGGCACGGTGCTGTCACCGGCGCTCGGCATCGGCGCCTTCGCCGAGAAGACGCTCGTGGCCGCCGGCCAGTGCACGCCGGTGTCCGCCGAGGCCGATCCGGCCGTTGCCGGGCTGCTCGGGTGCGGCGTGATGGCAGGTCTCGGCGCGTCGATGCTGACGGGCAACGTGCAGCGCGGCGACACCGTCGCGGTGTTCGGCTGCGGTGGCGTGGGCGACGCGGCGATCGCCGGGGCGAAGCTCGCCGGCGCGACGACGATCGTCGCCGTCGACCTCGACGACCGCAAGCTCGAGTGGGCCCGCCAGTTCGGCGCCACCCACACCGTCAACGCGTCACGCGACGACGTCGTCGACACGGTGCGCGCCCTCACCGGCGGCTTTGGGGCCGACGTGTGCATCGAGGCCGTTGGCAACCCGAAGGTGCTCGAGCAGGCGTTCTTCGCCCGCGACCTCGCCGGTACCGTCGTGCAGGTCGGCGTGCCGACGCCCGACATGCGCTTCCCCGACATCCCCATGATCGACTTCTTCGGCCGCGGCGGCGCGCTCAAGCCGTCGTGGTACGGCGACTGCCTGCCGAGCCGCGACTTCCCGCTGCTCGTCGACCTGTACCTCCAGGGCCGGTTGCCCCTCGCCGACTTCGTAAGCGAGCGCATCGGCCTCGACGGCGTCGAGGACGCCTTCGGGAAGATGGAGCGCGGCGAAGTCCTGCGCAGCGTCGTGGTGCTGTGATCGAACTCGTCACCACCGACGGCGTCTTCCGGCTCGACGGCGGCGAGTGGGAGGTCACCAACAACATCTGGCTCGTCGGCGACGATCGCGAAGTGATCGTGATCGACGCGGCGCACGACGCCGCTCCGATCGTCGCCGCCGTCAACGGC
The Acidimicrobiales bacterium DNA segment above includes these coding regions:
- a CDS encoding S-(hydroxymethyl)mycothiol dehydrogenase, producing MSHEVRGVVARSAGAPVSIETILVPDPGPGEALVDVQACGVCHTDLHYREGGINDDFPFLLGHEAAGVVAAVGDDVTDVAPGDFVVLNWRAVCGECRACKKGKPHLCFATHNATQKMSLRDGTVLSPALGIGAFAEKTLVAAGQCTPVSAEADPAVAGLLGCGVMAGLGASMLTGNVQRGDTVAVFGCGGVGDAAIAGAKLAGATTIVAVDLDDRKLEWARQFGATHTVNASRDDVVDTVRALTGGFGADVCIEAVGNPKVLEQAFFARDLAGTVVQVGVPTPDMRFPDIPMIDFFGRGGALKPSWYGDCLPSRDFPLLVDLYLQGRLPLADFVSERIGLDGVEDAFGKMERGEVLRSVVVL